From Natrinema amylolyticum, the proteins below share one genomic window:
- a CDS encoding AAA family ATPase, with product MIAVICGPPGAGKTTIAARVRGRLAARDVPVRSVHSDDFSSRTYEQLAERVADAPDAGITLVDGTFYQRAWQTRFRTLGDVRFVLVTASLETCLERNRRRAEPIDEQGVHVVYREFDEPDTDLEVDTDEYGPDEAADRITAAIRDWLE from the coding sequence GTGATCGCCGTCATCTGCGGGCCGCCGGGCGCGGGCAAGACTACGATCGCGGCCCGCGTCCGCGGTCGGCTCGCGGCGCGGGACGTGCCGGTTCGGTCGGTCCACTCCGACGACTTCTCGAGTCGAACCTACGAGCAACTGGCCGAGCGGGTCGCCGACGCGCCCGACGCAGGGATCACGCTCGTCGACGGCACGTTCTATCAGCGAGCGTGGCAGACGCGATTTCGGACGCTGGGCGACGTTCGGTTCGTCCTCGTGACCGCGAGCCTCGAGACCTGCCTCGAGCGCAATCGCCGTCGGGCGGAGCCGATCGACGAGCAGGGCGTTCACGTGGTCTATCGGGAGTTCGACGAACCCGACACTGACCTTGAGGTCGACACCGACGAGTACGGGCCAGACGAGGCGGCCGATCGGATCACGGCCGCGATCAGGGACTGGCTCGAGTGA
- the arsM gene encoding arsenite methyltransferase, translated as MTEDDPTTETDGDPLDAGERRTAVRDRYARIATESSSCCGDAGSGSDTAIERASEVGYSDDDLRDIAPGANLGLGCGNPTAIAGLEEGDTVLDLGSGGGFDCFLAAREVGAAGRVIGVDMTPEMIETARENIDPNDTTNVEFRLGEIEHLPVADESVDVIVSNCVINLSADKSQVFREAYRVLRPGGRLAVSDVVLTAELPADVRTDPASVAACVGGASSIPALEAMLTDAGFTDVAIEPKADSESFIRDWDDERDVSDYVVAATIEGEKPAP; from the coding sequence ATGACTGAGGACGACCCTACAACTGAGACGGACGGCGACCCGCTCGATGCCGGAGAACGGCGCACCGCCGTGCGGGACCGATACGCACGTATTGCGACGGAATCGTCGTCGTGCTGTGGCGACGCTGGGTCCGGTAGCGATACGGCCATCGAACGGGCGTCCGAGGTCGGCTACTCGGACGACGACCTCCGAGACATCGCTCCGGGCGCGAATCTGGGCCTCGGATGCGGTAATCCGACCGCGATCGCCGGTCTCGAGGAGGGGGACACCGTCCTCGACCTTGGCTCCGGCGGCGGATTCGATTGCTTCCTCGCGGCGCGGGAGGTCGGCGCGGCCGGTCGCGTCATCGGCGTGGACATGACGCCAGAGATGATCGAGACGGCCCGCGAGAACATCGACCCGAACGACACGACGAACGTGGAGTTCCGTCTCGGTGAAATCGAACACCTACCGGTCGCTGACGAGTCCGTCGACGTGATCGTCTCGAACTGCGTCATCAACCTCTCGGCGGACAAGTCGCAGGTGTTCCGCGAGGCGTATCGCGTCCTGCGACCGGGCGGTCGCCTCGCCGTCTCGGACGTCGTGTTGACCGCCGAGCTACCCGCCGATGTCCGGACTGATCCGGCCTCGGTGGCCGCGTGCGTCGGCGGTGCGTCGTCGATTCCCGCGCTCGAGGCGATGCTGACCGACGCCGGATTCACCGACGTCGCGATCGAGCCGAAAGCGGACAGTGAGTCGTTCATCCGCGACTGGGACGACGAGCGCGACGTGAGCGACTACGTCGTCGCGGCGACGATCGAGGGTGAGAAGCCGGCACCGTAA
- a CDS encoding DUF7577 domain-containing protein: MSTTSETTRQQCPVCRTENDFFYTYCRQCLAELPTRTARSTSI; encoded by the coding sequence ATGTCGACTACATCCGAGACGACGCGACAGCAGTGTCCCGTCTGCCGGACTGAGAACGACTTCTTCTACACCTACTGTCGACAGTGTCTCGCGGAACTCCCCACGAGAACGGCGCGGTCGACGTCGATCTGA
- a CDS encoding ArsR/SmtB family transcription factor, with protein sequence MEGRETDTKSTEAKGPQTADCCSVEHSLTDRAVAADVQTLAALGNDTRYEALRLIAAGDDAVCVCELEPALGVSQGAVSQALSKLFSAGLVERRKEGRWRYYTATPRAERLLRVLDDTRSPDDD encoded by the coding sequence ATGGAGGGGCGAGAGACCGATACCAAATCGACTGAGGCGAAAGGGCCGCAGACGGCGGACTGTTGCTCGGTCGAGCATTCACTGACGGACCGAGCGGTCGCTGCCGACGTTCAGACGCTCGCGGCCCTCGGTAACGACACCCGCTACGAAGCGCTCCGACTCATCGCCGCGGGCGACGACGCCGTGTGCGTCTGCGAGTTGGAGCCAGCGCTCGGCGTGAGCCAGGGAGCCGTCAGTCAAGCGCTCTCGAAGCTCTTCAGCGCCGGACTGGTCGAGCGGCGAAAAGAGGGGCGATGGCGGTATTACACCGCGACGCCGCGCGCGGAACGGCTGCTCCGCGTCCTCGACGACACGAGATCACCCGACGATGACTGA
- the arsN2 gene encoding arsenic resistance N-acetyltransferase ArsN2: protein MTDTSITVRKAEPEDLGRIEALLDANSLPYRDVRSKPECFFAAFSEGAFVGIGGLETRGSNALLRSVVITEPNRGQGYGTALCDALEDRARSNGVETLYLLTTTASAFFRRRGYEAIDRETVPASIRRTTEFADLCPASATCLEKALER from the coding sequence ATGACCGACACTTCGATAACCGTTCGGAAGGCGGAGCCGGAGGATCTCGGCCGCATCGAAGCACTATTAGACGCCAATTCCCTCCCGTATCGGGACGTGCGATCGAAGCCGGAGTGTTTCTTCGCTGCGTTCTCTGAGGGTGCGTTTGTCGGCATCGGTGGCCTCGAAACACGCGGGTCGAACGCACTGCTCCGGTCGGTGGTGATCACGGAACCGAACCGCGGGCAGGGGTACGGAACGGCGCTGTGCGACGCGCTCGAGGACCGAGCGCGATCGAACGGCGTCGAGACGCTGTACCTGTTGACGACGACCGCATCGGCGTTCTTTCGACGACGCGGGTACGAAGCGATCGATCGGGAGACCGTTCCCGCGAGTATTCGGCGAACGACCGAGTTCGCGGATCTCTGTCCGGCTTCGGCGACCTGTCTCGAGAAGGCCCTCGAGAGATAG